AGGCAGCGGGGAGACCACGAGTTTGACGCCAATCGGAAAAGGAAGTGAGAATGAGCATGAATACAAGGGCGACGGCGTAAGGAGGAACGGTGAATAATTGGGCACGGGCGTTGGAGTAGCCTAGAGACAAGAGGTAAGTATTTTCAAGTTATAgcaatgaagatgaaaaatTACCAAAGCCCTTGATGATAGTAGGCAAGAAACCGCCGACAGATCCAAGAGTGAGGTTCATACAAGAGTAACTAAACAAGGTGAGTCATACACTGTACACGGCAAACAAAGCTTTCACTTACGCAATGCTGACGACATAAGTCTTCCAGTCAGTGAGACACCTCTTAACACCTCCCCAATCGATACCCAATTCAGCCTCGACATTGTTCTCCTGGTTCAACCTGGTCAAGCAAAGAgttctctcgtcttctttgagATACCTGCTCTTCTCGGGTTTGCTGggcatgaagaagaagacacaTATagcaagaagaatggaCGGGCAACCCTCAATCAGGAACAAGATCCTCCATTGCTCGATAGGACTGTTTTTGATACTGGACACACCAAATGAGATCAAACCACCGAAAGCACCAGAAACCGCACCAGCCGAGATAAAGAGACCGACGCGCTTGGCGAGGTCGCTCTTGGTGTACCAGAAGGACAAGTGAAGAGCCATCGCCTGACCGAACATGGATTCACCAATGCCGACAAAAAGACGACAGACGTAGAGTCCGGCCTTGTTGAAAGCGGCTGCTTGGCAGGTTGCGGCAATGGACCAGATCATGGCACCGCAGGCGATAGATCTAGAGGGAAGGAATTGTTTGGCCAGGAGAGTACCAGGGATCTTTGAAGGACGTTAGCAGAAAGACATGAGCAGCATTGTGCGACGTTTACGCACTGAGAACACAATGTACTGCACGGCCATCAGCATCGATACACATCGAGAAGCGAACCGAGGACTTACAGTCACAAAGAAACAGCAGAGCGCAATCGAGTAATTTTTGTCTTTACCATCCAAGACTTCCGCTTGCAGACCTTGCAATCTCGCGTTTGCTCTTTCCGCCAAAGTTAGCTCTGCAACACGCCTATTTCAGGTACCAGCTCACAAGTTCCCTCTGTCAAGATAGGCACTCAAGTACAACAAAACCGCAAAAGGCAAAATGGCAACATCTGCAcatcaaaggaaaaaaagatgagCCTCTCAATTCAATCCAGAACAGCATAAAACACTTACCCAACTTCATCAATAACTTCCTCTCGGCCTTCTTGTGCTCCTTCTTGTAGAGCAAGCCAGATTCGCTATCGACATATCTTAAACTTCCCTTCTCGGTGTCACCGCCTTCTGTAGTACGCGTACCGATGGGATGCAAAGCAGACGGCTTCTCAGCATCGACATCCTCGGTCTGCACCTCGCTCGgcttttcaatctctacCGGTTCTGTGTTAAAAGTTGCGTGTCGAACCATCTTGCTAGAGCGGTAATCGAGCAGAATGGATTAGCCTGAAATTCTAATAGACGGCGGTTTTGATTGAGGTTGAGCCGTAATGATATTCTGGATTATGGTGAGTTCTCAAAAGAATAATAGATTGGGGATGGGTCAGCTTGAGTTGATGAGGTTTAATAAATCTTTATATGCATAGAGGCCCTGTCTTGGCACTACATACACAAGTCGGTCAGCAGGGGCATAGATGAAATCGTGATCCCATGTAATTTGAATTCGTCTTCGGAATCTTGGTTAAGgttttctttccattcgTCGATGCCGCTCTCCTCTGCCAGAGTGCAAGGACCGGAGTTTGTTGCAAAACATCAAAGTGCCCTCATTTTTCCCCGCGAAGCCTCCCGCCGACCAATCGCCAGCCAACAGAATCGCAGCATCAACGCGAAATTTGATAACGAG
This genomic window from Cryptococcus deuterogattii R265 chromosome 12, complete sequence contains:
- a CDS encoding high-affinity nicotinic acid transporter, producing the protein MVRHATFNTEPVEIEKPSEVQTEDVDAEKPSALHPIGTRTTEGGDTEKGSLRYVDSESGLLYKKEHKKAERKLLMKLDVAILPFAVLLYLSAYLDRGNLANARLQGLQAEVLDGKDKNYSIALCCFFVTYIVFSIPGTLLAKQFLPSRSIACGAMIWSIAATCQAAAFNKAGLYVCRLFVGIGESMFGQAMALHLSFWYTKSDLAKRVGLFISAGAVSGAFGGLISFGVSSIKNSPIEQWRILFLIEGCPSILLAICVFFFMPSKPEKSRYLKEDERTLCLTRLNQENNVEAELGIDWGGVKRCLTDWKTYVVSIAYSCMNLTLGSVGGFLPTIIKGFGYSNARAQLFTVPPYAVALVFMLILTSFSDWRQTRGLPAASVFCLGIIGWAILLAVPAHEHYSARYFACICIVTAGYTNIPLIMSWQSACTANQSQRAASLGMLNTLGQCLSLAAAFLFPSVEGPQFTKGATVNLAFQALGLVLTLFMTSYYRWENRRRDKREGGKPAIGASIDVKQGYDKAVGFRYVP